In Streptomyces dangxiongensis, one DNA window encodes the following:
- a CDS encoding DUF4232 domain-containing protein, with amino-acid sequence MRATIRPAGGPAVLTATLALALTACGTTTTAAPDATAPPTTSPSATAPPCRTAALTWTLSLTGGGTGEDDGRPNARLTAVNKGPGNCAFAGYPGLEIHQGKADGIEGAGDGHPASLTLPGRAAVAVDLRYTPRGTKGAGTWCVRQNEAVVRAPHDTHGTVVPVTDEHRRPATIDACGETLAMAAPRRAPAGT; translated from the coding sequence ATGCGAGCGACGATCCGACCGGCCGGCGGCCCCGCCGTACTCACGGCAACGCTGGCGCTGGCGCTGACGGCGTGCGGCACCACCACGACGGCCGCACCGGATGCCACCGCGCCGCCCACCACCTCACCGTCCGCCACCGCGCCACCGTGCCGGACGGCCGCACTCACCTGGACGCTGTCCCTCACCGGCGGTGGCACGGGCGAGGACGACGGCCGGCCCAACGCCCGGCTCACCGCCGTCAACAAGGGCCCCGGCAACTGCGCGTTCGCGGGATACCCGGGGCTGGAGATCCACCAGGGCAAGGCGGACGGCATCGAGGGTGCGGGAGACGGTCACCCCGCCTCCCTCACCCTGCCCGGCAGGGCGGCCGTGGCCGTGGACCTCCGCTACACGCCCCGCGGCACGAAGGGCGCCGGCACCTGGTGCGTACGGCAGAACGAGGCCGTGGTGCGGGCACCGCACGACACCCACGGCACGGTCGTCCCCGTCACGGACGAGCACCGGCGTCCCGCCACGATCGACGCGTGCGGGGAGACCCTCGCCATGGCCGCCCCGCGCCGCGCGCCCGCCGGGACCTGA